The Lutibacter sp. Hel_I_33_5 genome has a window encoding:
- a CDS encoding DUF1761 domain-containing protein, with protein sequence MEFNLLMCAVVALVPLVMGFLWYGPILFKNAWMKEVGFTDESMQGANMALIFGLSYVLSFLLAFMLQTLVIHQFGVSSTLMKAGETALTGAELTYFQDFMAQYGDRFRTFGHGALHGAMIGLFVVLPVMGTNALFERKSFKYVAINAGYWIVTIAIMGGILCQFA encoded by the coding sequence ATGGAATTTAATCTTTTAATGTGCGCAGTAGTTGCACTTGTACCTTTAGTAATGGGCTTTTTATGGTATGGCCCAATATTATTCAAAAATGCTTGGATGAAAGAAGTAGGTTTTACAGACGAATCCATGCAAGGTGCTAATATGGCATTAATCTTCGGGTTAAGTTATGTGCTTAGTTTCTTACTTGCATTTATGTTGCAAACATTAGTAATTCACCAATTTGGAGTTTCTTCTACGTTGATGAAAGCTGGAGAGACAGCACTTACTGGAGCAGAATTAACATACTTTCAAGATTTCATGGCTCAATATGGTGATCGATTTAGAACTTTTGGTCATGGAGCACTACATGGTGCTATGATTGGACTATTTGTGGTATTACCAGTTATGGGTACTAACGCACTTTTTGAAAGAAAAAGTTTTAAATATGTTGCTATCAATGCAGGTTACTGGATTGTAACTATTGCTATTATGGGTGGAATTTTATGTCAATTTGCTTAA
- a CDS encoding DUF4837 family protein: MKNLLTLVLLSVFLISCQGNGELILPRSVGKVNKVLIVTKSSNWLGDVGKELRNYLGEPMVGLPQPETQISVSQVQPKGFNSMMRSGRNILVIEESDKNSFTVKTNVYAKPQTVVYVTAENKDELLAQVKKYEEEILETFRSSDIRFLQNYFSEKKVDDSKYKTLQKLNLSLTIPESFKTVDDTGEFLWLRQHLLGGIARGAGSNNILVYSYPLENIETISENITAVRDSIGKKYIPGSKEGMHMITEAAYTPFTYDIEFAKNKAYETRGKWEVKNDFMAGPFLNYTILDKKNNRVLVFEGFTYAPSVKKREFIFELEAIAKSMIIK, translated from the coding sequence ATGAAAAATTTACTTACACTTGTTTTATTATCAGTTTTCTTAATTTCTTGTCAAGGAAATGGAGAGTTAATTTTACCAAGATCGGTTGGTAAAGTCAATAAAGTTTTAATTGTTACTAAAAGCAGTAATTGGTTGGGTGATGTTGGTAAAGAATTACGAAATTATCTAGGAGAGCCTATGGTTGGTTTACCACAACCAGAAACTCAAATTTCTGTTTCTCAAGTTCAACCAAAAGGGTTTAACTCTATGATGAGAAGTGGCCGTAATATTTTGGTGATAGAAGAGAGTGATAAAAATTCTTTTACCGTAAAAACAAATGTGTATGCTAAACCGCAAACAGTTGTTTATGTAACTGCAGAAAATAAAGATGAATTATTAGCGCAAGTAAAAAAATATGAAGAAGAAATTCTGGAAACCTTCAGGAGTTCTGATATTCGTTTTTTACAAAACTATTTTTCAGAGAAAAAAGTTGATGATTCTAAATACAAAACCCTTCAGAAATTAAATCTTTCTTTAACAATTCCAGAAAGTTTTAAAACGGTTGATGATACTGGAGAATTTTTATGGTTACGTCAGCATTTATTGGGTGGAATTGCACGTGGAGCTGGAAGTAATAACATTTTAGTGTATTCATATCCGTTAGAAAACATAGAAACTATTTCAGAAAATATAACTGCAGTTAGGGACTCGATTGGAAAAAAATACATTCCTGGTTCAAAAGAAGGGATGCACATGATTACAGAAGCAGCTTACACACCTTTTACTTATGATATAGAATTTGCTAAAAATAAAGCTTATGAAACTCGAGGGAAGTGGGAAGTTAAAAATGATTTTATGGCAGGTCCTTTTTTAAATTATACAATACTTGATAAAAAAAATAATCGTGTTTTAGTTTTCGAAGGATTTACGTACGCTCCATCTGTAAAAAAGAGAGAGTTTATTTTTGAACTTGAAGCGATTGCTAAATCTATGATTATCAAGTAA
- a CDS encoding lytic transglycosylase domain-containing protein, whose translation MKKILPLLFFTLSFFAQEPKDSIVESIIDTVFIAKDSIKVTPIEELFSDKDLKLIDSLLVEEKFNSALIDTLEYLIDDKDIVGNRTSILTPETLKIRLSDLNTRTPFNLSYNPALEKVINSYLLYRKRYYPALMAKAKYYFPMFEQYLDQYDVPLEMKYLAIVESALKPRARSRVGATGLWQFMYGTGIQFDLKVSSYVDERQDPVKATIAACKYLSQLYKIFGDWDLALAAYNSGPGNVSKAIKRSGGFKNYWNIRSFLPKETAGYVPAFYATMYIFEYADEHQIYPEIPEYFNFETDTVRVKRTINFDQISEKTDIEIDLLSTLNPSYKLDIIPFVKDKNYAVRLPRKRIIDFLDKEKEIYALADQDEAKGEKPLPKYFEMDKRIRYRVRSGDYLGKIANRFGVRVSDLKRWNGLRSNRLKIGQRLSVYPKKMRNNNNRTVSSSKKISTKKGEHVLYTVKKGDSLWSISKKFPKITVDQIKKWNNIWRVKDLKPGTILKIFKS comes from the coding sequence ATGAAAAAAATTCTCCCTCTTTTATTTTTTACACTTTCTTTTTTTGCACAAGAGCCTAAAGATTCTATTGTAGAATCAATAATCGATACAGTTTTTATTGCCAAAGATTCAATTAAAGTAACACCTATTGAAGAATTATTTTCTGACAAGGATTTAAAGTTAATTGATAGCTTATTGGTGGAAGAAAAATTTAATTCAGCATTAATTGATACACTTGAGTATCTAATTGATGACAAAGATATTGTTGGGAATAGAACCTCCATTTTAACTCCAGAAACATTAAAAATAAGGTTGTCAGATTTAAATACTAGAACACCTTTTAATTTATCATACAATCCAGCATTAGAAAAGGTAATTAATAGTTATTTGCTATATCGAAAAAGATATTATCCTGCTTTAATGGCAAAAGCAAAATATTATTTCCCAATGTTTGAACAGTATTTAGATCAATATGATGTTCCATTAGAAATGAAGTATTTAGCCATTGTAGAATCGGCATTAAAACCTAGAGCAAGATCTAGAGTTGGTGCAACGGGTTTATGGCAATTTATGTACGGAACAGGAATTCAGTTTGATTTAAAAGTGAGTTCTTACGTAGATGAACGTCAAGATCCAGTAAAGGCTACAATTGCAGCTTGTAAATATTTAAGTCAGTTATATAAAATTTTTGGCGATTGGGATTTAGCGTTAGCGGCCTATAATTCCGGACCAGGAAATGTATCGAAAGCTATAAAACGATCTGGAGGATTCAAAAATTATTGGAATATTCGCTCTTTTTTACCAAAAGAAACAGCGGGTTATGTTCCAGCTTTTTATGCTACCATGTATATTTTTGAATATGCTGATGAGCATCAGATTTACCCAGAAATTCCTGAATATTTTAATTTTGAAACCGATACCGTTCGTGTAAAAAGGACGATTAATTTTGATCAGATTTCAGAAAAAACTGATATTGAAATAGACTTGTTATCAACCTTAAATCCTTCTTATAAATTAGATATTATACCTTTTGTTAAAGATAAAAACTATGCAGTAAGATTGCCTAGAAAAAGGATTATTGACTTCTTAGATAAAGAAAAAGAAATTTACGCTTTGGCAGATCAAGATGAAGCAAAAGGTGAAAAACCTTTACCTAAGTATTTCGAAATGGATAAACGTATTCGATATAGAGTGCGAAGCGGGGATTATTTAGGTAAAATTGCTAATAGATTTGGAGTTCGTGTTAGCGATTTAAAACGTTGGAATGGTTTACGAAGTAATCGTTTAAAAATTGGACAACGTTTAAGTGTTTATCCTAAAAAGATGCGAAATAATAATAATAGGACTGTCTCTTCATCAAAGAAAATAAGTACTAAAAAAGGAGAACATGTTTTATATACAGTAAAAAAAGGAGATTCATTATGGAGTATTTCTAAGAAATTTCCTAAAATTACAGTAGATCAAATTAAAAAATGGAATAATATTTGGAGAGTAAAAGATTTAAAACCTGGAACTATACTAAAAATCTTTAAAAGCTAA
- a CDS encoding exodeoxyribonuclease III, whose product MKIISYNVNGIRAALKKGFIDWLKAANPDVICIQETKAHKEQLDVTEFENAGYPFHYWFSAQKKGYSSVAVFCKEEPKHIEYGTGIGTMDFEGRNLRVDFDEVSVMSMYLPSGTNQARLDFKFNYMDEILAYATELRKTIPNLVICGDYNICHEAIDIHNPKMKGVSGFLPEERDWLSNFINSGFIDSFRFKNPDRQEYSWWSYRANSRANNKGWRLDYAMVSEPLKEKISRAYILPEAKHSDHCPIVVELDI is encoded by the coding sequence ATGAAAATAATATCATACAACGTAAACGGAATTAGAGCAGCCTTAAAAAAAGGTTTTATAGATTGGTTAAAAGCTGCAAATCCAGATGTAATTTGTATTCAAGAAACTAAAGCACATAAAGAACAATTGGATGTTACTGAGTTTGAAAACGCTGGATATCCCTTTCATTATTGGTTTTCTGCACAGAAAAAAGGATATTCATCTGTAGCTGTTTTTTGTAAAGAAGAACCAAAACATATTGAATATGGAACCGGAATTGGAACTATGGATTTTGAAGGTAGAAATCTTCGTGTAGATTTTGATGAAGTTTCTGTAATGAGTATGTATTTACCTTCTGGAACAAATCAAGCTAGATTAGACTTTAAATTCAATTATATGGATGAAATTTTAGCCTACGCAACTGAATTAAGAAAAACAATTCCAAATTTAGTTATTTGTGGAGATTATAATATTTGTCACGAAGCAATAGATATCCATAATCCCAAAATGAAAGGAGTTTCTGGGTTTTTACCAGAAGAGCGTGATTGGTTAAGTAATTTTATTAATAGTGGATTTATTGATAGTTTCCGTTTTAAGAATCCAGATAGACAAGAATATTCTTGGTGGAGTTATAGAGCTAATTCTAGAGCTAATAACAAAGGTTGGCGTTTAGATTATGCTATGGTTTCGGAACCTTTAAAAGAGAAGATATCAAGAGCTTATATTTTACCTGAAGCGAAACACTCAGACCATTGTCCAATAGTTGTTGAATTAGACATCTAA
- a CDS encoding 3-oxoacid CoA-transferase subunit B: MLDKIGIAKRIAKEVQDGYYVNLGIGIPTLVANYVRDDIEVEFQSENGVLGMGPFPFEGEEDADIINAGKQTITTMPGASFFDSSTSFSMIRGKHVHLTILGAMEVAENGDIANWKIPGKMVKGMGGAMDLVASADNIIVAMMHTNKRGASKILKQCSLPLTGVGCVTKVVTNLAVLEVKNNTFHLLERAPGVSVEDIRNATEGTLIVNGEIPEMILS; encoded by the coding sequence ATGTTAGACAAAATAGGAATCGCTAAAAGAATCGCAAAAGAAGTTCAAGATGGTTATTATGTTAACCTAGGAATTGGAATTCCAACGTTGGTTGCGAATTATGTTAGAGATGATATTGAAGTAGAATTTCAAAGTGAAAATGGAGTTTTAGGAATGGGACCTTTTCCTTTTGAGGGAGAAGAAGATGCGGATATTATTAATGCAGGAAAACAAACCATAACGACCATGCCAGGTGCAAGTTTTTTTGATTCATCAACTAGTTTTTCTATGATTCGAGGGAAACATGTTCATCTAACAATTTTAGGTGCTATGGAAGTTGCCGAAAATGGTGATATTGCCAATTGGAAAATTCCAGGTAAGATGGTAAAAGGAATGGGAGGCGCGATGGATTTAGTAGCATCGGCAGATAATATTATTGTTGCCATGATGCATACTAATAAACGTGGAGCATCAAAGATTCTGAAACAATGTTCTTTACCTTTAACAGGTGTTGGCTGTGTAACAAAAGTTGTAACTAATTTAGCAGTTTTAGAAGTAAAAAATAATACTTTTCATTTATTAGAAAGAGCTCCAGGTGTTTCTGTAGAAGACATAAGAAATGCTACAGAAGGAACTTTAATTGTAAATGGTGAAATACCAGAGATGATCCTATCCTAA
- a CDS encoding four helix bundle protein has product MKNPVVEKSIEVALSIIEYCELLQVEKKYVISRQLLKSGTSIGANVHEAQNAESKADFIHKIKIAAKELEETKYWLTLCEKSKYYPNHSGLNTKVNELGLIIYKILSTSIKSRKQN; this is encoded by the coding sequence ATGAAAAACCCTGTAGTTGAAAAATCTATAGAAGTTGCATTATCAATAATTGAATATTGTGAGCTTTTACAAGTTGAGAAAAAATATGTAATTTCTCGTCAATTGTTAAAATCAGGAACAAGTATTGGTGCTAATGTTCATGAAGCTCAAAATGCAGAAAGTAAAGCAGATTTTATTCATAAAATAAAAATTGCAGCAAAAGAATTAGAAGAAACAAAATATTGGTTGACTCTATGTGAGAAATCAAAATATTATCCAAATCATTCAGGTTTGAATACTAAAGTTAATGAATTAGGATTAATTATATATAAGATATTAAGTACAAGTATTAAATCTCGTAAACAGAATTGA
- a CDS encoding CoA transferase subunit A: protein MINKEVNNVEEAVSGVKDGMTFMLGGFGLCGIPENAIAELVRLNVRDVTCISNNAGVDDFGLGLLLQNKQIKKMISSYVGENDEFERQMLSGELEVELTPQGTLAEKCRAAQAGFPAFYTPAGYGTEVAEGKETRDFDGKMHVLEPAFKADFAFVKAWKGDAAGNLIFKGTSRNFNPNMCGAATITVAEVEELVPVGTLDPNNIHIPGIFVQRIFQGEKYEKRIEQRTVRKRE from the coding sequence ATGATAAACAAAGAAGTAAATAATGTAGAAGAAGCAGTTTCTGGAGTAAAAGACGGAATGACTTTTATGCTTGGCGGATTTGGATTATGTGGAATTCCTGAAAATGCAATAGCTGAATTAGTACGGTTAAATGTTAGAGATGTTACTTGTATTTCTAATAATGCTGGAGTAGATGATTTTGGATTGGGGTTGTTATTACAGAACAAACAAATCAAAAAAATGATTTCTTCTTATGTTGGTGAAAATGATGAGTTTGAACGTCAAATGTTATCAGGAGAATTAGAAGTAGAGCTCACGCCACAAGGAACTTTAGCAGAAAAATGTAGAGCGGCGCAAGCAGGTTTTCCAGCTTTTTATACCCCTGCAGGATACGGAACAGAAGTTGCTGAAGGAAAAGAAACAAGAGATTTTGATGGAAAAATGCATGTTTTAGAACCCGCTTTTAAAGCAGATTTTGCATTTGTAAAAGCATGGAAAGGGGATGCTGCAGGCAATTTAATTTTTAAAGGTACATCACGCAATTTTAATCCGAATATGTGTGGAGCTGCAACTATTACCGTTGCTGAGGTAGAAGAATTAGTTCCAGTAGGAACGTTAGATCCTAATAATATTCATATTCCAGGAATTTTTGTACAACGTATTTTTCAAGGAGAAAAATATGAGAAAAGAATTGAACAAAGAACTGTTCGTAAACGAGAATAA
- a CDS encoding transglycosylase domain-containing protein, which yields MAKEQENNKKKYIKWFWSITLGGFGIVVLLFLLASWGAFGALPTFEELENPKSDLATEVISADGKTLGKYYVKANRTPILYKELPQNLITALVATEDERFYTHSGIDFKGLARAVAKLGTGGGASTITQQLAKNLFTGRASRNIFVRIGQKMKEWAVSVKLERQYTKQEIIAMYLNTQGFLFNATGIRSAARIYFGKEPKELDLQESAILVAMLKNPRQFNPHRERSKKKSLQRRNVVFLQMHKNGFLSEQEKDSLQKLPLKISFTPESHSDGLATYFRENLKQKLKRWAKNNIKPNGKPYNIYKDGLKVYVTIDSRMQQYAEEAVTEHMSNLQDYFFKEHKKNKTAPFYDIDKEQIDGIHRRAKKNSDRYKRMKKAGKSEKEISKSFSTKTAMKVFSWKGDIDTIMTPNDSIKYYKFFLRSGLLSIEPQSGHIKAWVGGINNKHFKYDAVSQQKRQVGSTFKPFVYATAINQLKMSPCDKIPNVKYTIPKGKYGIPEDWSPKNDGEKYGGEKTLKQAVAGSINVITANLIDKVTPENVARLAESAGITSEIQANPSIALGALDLSLKEMVSAYSTFANKGLRVNPMMITRIEDKNGTVLEEFTPTTKEVISEESAYVIVDLLKGVTQFGSGARLKTFYKRPSYITGYPYKFTNQMAGKTGTTQNQSDGWFMGMVPNLVTGVWTGGEDRAAHFAEIYKGQGATMSLPTWAIFMRKCYADTSLNISVEDFEKPDNLSININCDKSYAKKNDEEKEEDKKKDDDTDF from the coding sequence ATGGCAAAAGAACAAGAAAATAATAAAAAGAAATATATCAAATGGTTTTGGAGCATAACGCTTGGTGGTTTTGGTATTGTTGTTTTATTATTCTTACTGGCTTCTTGGGGTGCATTTGGTGCATTACCGACCTTTGAAGAATTAGAAAATCCTAAAAGTGATTTAGCAACAGAGGTAATTTCTGCAGATGGAAAAACATTAGGAAAATATTATGTAAAAGCGAATAGAACACCGATTTTATATAAAGAATTACCGCAAAATTTAATTACAGCATTAGTAGCTACAGAAGATGAACGTTTTTATACCCACTCTGGAATTGATTTTAAAGGATTAGCAAGAGCTGTTGCAAAATTAGGAACAGGTGGTGGAGCAAGTACAATTACACAACAATTAGCTAAAAATTTATTTACAGGTAGAGCGTCTAGAAATATTTTTGTCCGAATTGGTCAAAAAATGAAAGAATGGGCAGTTTCGGTAAAATTAGAGCGTCAATATACCAAGCAAGAAATTATTGCAATGTATTTAAATACGCAAGGTTTCTTGTTTAATGCAACTGGAATTAGATCTGCTGCGCGAATTTATTTTGGAAAAGAACCCAAAGAATTAGACTTGCAAGAATCAGCAATTTTAGTTGCGATGCTAAAAAATCCAAGGCAATTTAATCCACATAGAGAACGCTCTAAAAAGAAATCTTTACAACGTAGAAATGTAGTTTTCTTACAGATGCATAAAAATGGTTTTTTATCAGAACAAGAAAAAGATTCACTTCAGAAATTACCTTTAAAAATTAGTTTTACACCAGAAAGTCATTCAGACGGTTTAGCTACTTATTTTAGAGAAAACTTGAAGCAAAAATTAAAAAGATGGGCAAAAAATAATATCAAACCAAATGGCAAACCGTATAATATTTATAAAGATGGTCTAAAGGTGTATGTTACGATTGATTCTAGAATGCAGCAATATGCAGAAGAGGCAGTTACCGAGCATATGTCTAATTTACAAGACTACTTTTTTAAAGAGCATAAAAAAAATAAAACAGCACCGTTTTATGATATTGATAAGGAGCAAATAGACGGAATTCATAGAAGAGCGAAAAAGAATTCAGATCGATATAAGCGAATGAAAAAGGCTGGTAAATCAGAAAAGGAAATCAGTAAATCCTTTAGTACAAAAACAGCGATGAAAGTCTTTTCATGGAAAGGAGATATTGATACGATAATGACACCGAATGATTCTATTAAGTACTATAAATTCTTTTTACGTTCAGGATTATTATCAATAGAGCCACAATCGGGTCATATAAAAGCATGGGTTGGCGGTATAAACAATAAACATTTTAAATATGATGCAGTTTCACAACAGAAACGTCAAGTAGGTTCTACCTTTAAGCCGTTTGTATATGCAACAGCAATTAATCAGTTAAAAATGTCGCCTTGCGATAAAATTCCGAATGTAAAATATACAATTCCTAAAGGAAAATACGGAATTCCAGAAGATTGGAGTCCAAAAAATGATGGAGAAAAGTATGGAGGAGAAAAAACACTTAAACAAGCTGTTGCTGGTTCTATCAATGTAATAACAGCAAATTTAATTGATAAAGTTACACCAGAAAATGTAGCGAGATTAGCAGAATCTGCAGGGATAACTTCAGAAATTCAAGCAAACCCTTCCATAGCATTAGGTGCATTAGATTTATCACTAAAAGAAATGGTAAGTGCATATTCTACATTTGCTAACAAAGGATTACGGGTAAATCCTATGATGATTACTAGAATTGAAGATAAAAACGGAACTGTTTTAGAAGAGTTTACACCTACTACAAAAGAAGTTATTAGTGAAGAATCTGCTTATGTTATTGTAGATTTATTAAAAGGGGTTACACAATTTGGTTCTGGAGCTCGACTGAAAACTTTTTATAAAAGACCTAGTTATATTACTGGATATCCGTATAAATTCACCAATCAAATGGCAGGTAAAACAGGGACAACGCAAAATCAATCAGATGGTTGGTTTATGGGAATGGTGCCTAATTTAGTAACAGGTGTTTGGACTGGAGGAGAAGATCGGGCAGCCCATTTTGCAGAAATTTATAAAGGTCAAGGAGCAACAATGTCTTTACCAACTTGGGCAATTTTCATGAGAAAATGTTATGCAGATACATCACTAAATATTAGTGTAGAAGATTTTGAAAAACCAGATAACTTATCAATTAATATCAATTGTGATAAGTCATATGCGAAGAAAAATGATGAAGAAAAAGAAGAAGATAAAAAGAAAGATGACGATACGGATTTCTAG
- a CDS encoding gliding motility lipoprotein GldH produces MEIINKASSLGITLLLVVGFVSCDSKAVFDRYISLENAVWKNNKPAEFQFTISDTISKHNLFINLRNNNDYEFSNLYLITTLNLPDNTKIIDTLEYEMADASGQFLGNGFTEIKENKLFYKEQKVFQNSGEYSVEISQAMRKNGAVNSLENLLGISDVGFRIEKN; encoded by the coding sequence ATGGAAATAATCAACAAAGCAAGTAGTTTAGGAATAACACTATTGTTGGTAGTTGGTTTTGTTTCTTGTGATTCTAAAGCAGTTTTTGATCGGTATATTTCACTTGAAAATGCTGTTTGGAAAAATAATAAACCAGCAGAGTTTCAATTTACCATTTCTGATACGATTTCTAAGCATAATTTATTTATCAATCTTAGAAATAATAATGATTATGAGTTTAGTAATTTGTATTTAATTACAACGTTAAATTTACCAGATAACACTAAAATTATTGATACGTTAGAGTATGAAATGGCAGATGCAAGCGGTCAATTTTTAGGGAATGGTTTTACTGAGATAAAAGAAAATAAATTATTTTATAAAGAACAAAAAGTGTTTCAAAATTCAGGAGAATATAGCGTAGAAATTTCTCAAGCAATGCGAAAAAATGGTGCTGTTAATTCGTTAGAGAATTTACTGGGAATTTCAGATGTTGGATTTAGAATTGAAAAAAATTAA
- a CDS encoding regulatory iron-sulfur-containing complex subunit RicT, with the protein MACGSCGTTENGVPKGCKSNGNCGSGTCGSGSEKLAVFDWLSNMTLPTGQAPFNIYEIRFKNGRKHFFKNTEKLSVSMGDVVAVEGSPGHDIGTISLAGELVKVQMKKKNISFDSEEIKKIYRKASQRDIDVWQTARGKEVETQRKGREILGRLGLQMKLSDVEYQGDGNKATFYYTAEGRVDFRQLIRDLAGAFSIRVEMKQVGARQEAARLGGVGSCGRELCCSTWLTDFRKVTTTAARYQQLSLNPLKLAGQCGKLKCCLNFELDTYLDALKGFPKQDKVLKTEKGDAVFVKMDIFKELLWYTYKDDSFKWYKLSLEQVQEIIELNKNNEKASSLEEYESDIEEVVKVDFENVVGQDSLTRFDAPKSRKNKNRNRNRNKRKKKVPVKAGNQQQGERTNTKQKPNQPKATQNNPNKNNRNKRRNNRNKNGNNQQSK; encoded by the coding sequence ATGGCATGTGGAAGTTGTGGTACAACAGAAAATGGCGTACCAAAAGGTTGTAAAAGTAATGGTAATTGTGGTTCGGGTACGTGTGGAAGCGGTAGTGAAAAACTAGCAGTTTTTGATTGGCTTTCTAATATGACGTTGCCAACAGGGCAAGCGCCTTTTAATATTTACGAGATCCGTTTTAAAAACGGACGTAAACATTTCTTTAAAAATACAGAGAAGTTATCCGTTTCTATGGGTGATGTTGTTGCGGTAGAAGGTTCGCCAGGACACGATATTGGAACCATTTCTTTAGCTGGAGAATTGGTGAAAGTCCAAATGAAAAAGAAAAACATTTCTTTTGATAGCGAAGAAATCAAGAAAATTTATAGAAAAGCATCTCAAAGAGATATAGATGTTTGGCAAACCGCAAGAGGTAAAGAAGTAGAAACTCAAAGAAAAGGAAGAGAGATTCTAGGGAGATTGGGGCTACAAATGAAGCTTTCTGATGTTGAATATCAAGGTGATGGAAATAAAGCAACGTTTTATTATACTGCCGAAGGTCGCGTAGATTTTAGGCAATTAATTAGAGATTTAGCAGGTGCGTTTTCTATTAGAGTAGAAATGAAACAAGTTGGTGCGCGTCAAGAAGCAGCACGTTTAGGCGGTGTTGGTTCTTGTGGTAGAGAATTATGTTGTTCTACTTGGTTAACAGATTTTAGAAAGGTAACAACCACTGCTGCACGCTATCAACAATTATCATTAAATCCGTTAAAATTAGCAGGACAATGTGGTAAACTTAAATGTTGTTTAAATTTTGAATTAGATACATATTTAGATGCTTTAAAAGGATTTCCGAAACAAGACAAAGTCCTAAAAACCGAAAAAGGTGATGCAGTTTTTGTGAAAATGGATATTTTTAAAGAACTGCTTTGGTACACGTACAAAGACGATAGTTTTAAATGGTATAAGTTATCCTTAGAGCAAGTTCAAGAAATTATTGAGCTCAATAAAAATAATGAAAAAGCTTCTTCGTTAGAAGAATATGAGTCTGATATTGAAGAAGTTGTAAAAGTTGATTTCGAAAATGTTGTCGGTCAAGATAGTTTAACCCGTTTTGATGCTCCTAAATCTAGAAAGAACAAGAACAGAAACCGAAACAGGAATAAAAGAAAGAAGAAAGTTCCAGTTAAGGCAGGGAATCAACAACAAGGAGAACGAACAAATACTAAGCAAAAACCGAATCAACCAAAGGCAACTCAAAATAACCCCAATAAAAATAACAGAAATAAAAGGCGTAATAACAGAAACAAAAATGGAAATAATCAACAAAGCAAGTAG
- a CDS encoding IS110 family transposase, whose product MNKDIKYFGIDISHLVFDVTDSSGNYYQFKNNVTGFKKFVKHLDYNSHCVMEATGYYHYRLAYFLQENSIKVSVENPLSVKRFIQMKLSKIKTDKSDSRLICEYAKQVELKLWQGNSKHQLECLQMTRLLSVYTKQSTMLKNKIHGEEVLGNPSKVVTSSLKSSLRQVTKQIEKVEAALLILVRKLHQDVLTRLKTIPGIGNKTALMLVVLTDGFDRFKSGSELCSYAGLTPVIRQSGSSINGRARISKIGNQKLRNLLFMCSFNACKYNKACREIYERIVAKGKSKKLALIAVCNKLLKQAFAIAKSGLIYDDTYRSTLVNI is encoded by the coding sequence ATGAATAAAGATATTAAATATTTTGGAATAGACATTAGTCATTTAGTATTTGATGTTACAGATTCTTCTGGTAATTACTATCAGTTTAAAAACAATGTAACTGGATTTAAAAAATTTGTAAAACATCTAGATTACAATAGTCATTGTGTAATGGAAGCTACAGGTTATTACCATTACAGGTTGGCTTATTTTTTACAGGAAAACAGTATAAAAGTTTCAGTAGAAAACCCTCTGTCGGTGAAACGCTTTATCCAGATGAAGTTATCAAAAATAAAGACAGATAAAAGCGATTCAAGATTGATTTGTGAGTATGCAAAACAAGTTGAATTAAAGTTATGGCAAGGTAATTCAAAACATCAGTTAGAATGCTTACAAATGACAAGACTTCTTTCTGTGTATACAAAACAGAGTACTATGTTAAAAAACAAAATACATGGAGAAGAAGTTTTGGGCAATCCAAGTAAAGTAGTTACGAGCTCATTAAAAAGTAGTTTGAGACAGGTAACAAAACAAATAGAAAAGGTAGAAGCAGCATTATTAATTTTAGTAAGAAAGCTACATCAAGATGTTTTAACACGCTTAAAAACAATACCTGGAATTGGAAATAAAACAGCGCTAATGCTAGTTGTTTTAACAGATGGATTTGATCGTTTTAAAAGCGGAAGTGAATTGTGTAGTTATGCTGGATTAACTCCTGTAATTAGACAAAGTGGAAGTAGTATAAATGGACGAGCCAGAATAAGTAAAATAGGCAACCAGAAGCTTCGAAATTTATTATTTATGTGCAGTTTTAATGCTTGTAAATACAACAAGGCTTGTAGAGAAATTTATGAACGAATAGTTGCCAAAGGAAAGAGTAAAAAATTAGCATTAATAGCGGTGTGTAATAAACTATTAAAACAAGCATTTGCCATTGCTAAATCAGGATTAATATATGATGATACTTATAGAAGTACTTTAGTGAATATTTAA